A stretch of the Haematobia irritans isolate KBUSLIRL unplaced genomic scaffold, ASM5000362v1 scaffold_40, whole genome shotgun sequence genome encodes the following:
- the LOC142242546 gene encoding uncharacterized protein LOC142242546 translates to MLEEEFRLREEFLRRKYELLQSNDEELNNDIEHTTTLFNNYASTQESPIIQQNADADRGLHNPHSNLSDSYRADIHSLIHQPQCQSTVIQRIQNKTSSPPTLFPQPIVEVPQKENGANILNGSNQNKTNNNNNNTYTIAGCQNANSSNFSNSRTECNLTTTQIMARQCISKDLPPFNGDPREWPIFISAFEQSTNIAGYGNDENLIRLQKCLHGKARDAVRNCLMLPEMVPDIIRTLKMYFGRPECVVRNLIDEVRKMNIPKGKLDALIEFGFAVKNICATIRASKLDDFLINPTLLQELVEKLPPDTIFQWAIHSKNITRPTLVDFSNWLYDVAEATCKVTVPVFDSLGDKRSSRKETRLNAHINSPLNKKRVNCIVCEENHKIADCDQFQAFEVADRWNIVKTNHLCRICLCKHRGHCWFRKQCGVSGCTVQHNPLLHSDVGLLEKTVTTLNNHTNKEGESYFRIVPVTLHHDNKSISIYALMDDGSTLTLLEENVANMLGVRGTIDPLCIRWTGDVSRLEDSSRKFDLKISSTHKNAKIFPIKNVHTVKNLNLAAESINVENIKEKYSYLRDIPLIGYANAVPSMIIGVNNPNLIASMKVREGGWNQPVASKTRLGWTIFGGTQKRVFNLNIHKCVCGSDIILHDLVKAFFSDENIGILPPEAMPNSKEDQRAIDIIENTCSFKDGRYEVGLLWKNDGLVLPPSLKTAMKRLDCLKRRILRDSSLANELQQQISNLLEKKYARKLSKSAAEQQGGKIWYLPTFIVKNPQKPNKVRLVWDAAAKSGNVALNDFLLKGPDLLIPLMQILYKFRIGAVAICGDIAEMFHRIKVQEEDACAQRFLWWGENDTIDVYQLDVLTFGASCSPFISHFIRNKNAEIHCQEIPTILNAIKNQHYVDDYIDSTNTVNEAIDLALGVREVHKRGGFHMRNWASNSTEVLQALGEPSGCESKTFEVEVGINQCNKILGLYWEPKTDVFKINLKFVRLNRPVLVDDIVPTKREVLQVLMSVFDPLGFVSCFMSYLKIILQEIWRCGIEWDQPLTSELFEKWKKWLQCLPIITRIEIPRCYSHYLQSPNCVVQLHTFVDASEEAFAAVCYFRIEFEGKVDIRLVASKSKVAPLQPMSIPRLELQAAVIGTRLMKTVECHGIQIEQRVMWTDSKTVLNWLVGDPRKYKQFVMFRVAEILKYTDIANWRWVPSNNNIADLATKYKPPTYNYKEWFEGPLWLKKEESKWPHNATDAELDMTELRPRYLNIHSRKNVSIVINFDYFSSWFRLCRAIANWYQIFDYLYLKVKNENSIRYNVVHINKAKNFIYKNVQLSCFPDEYAATQVGKVTKGAFVGLHVFMDSNGVIRVKNRAQYAKELCGVQKDPIILPWNHHVTRLIVLHYHESYHHLNHETVINEIRQQYFITRLRVLYKTTRRGCQKCKNDLAKPVSPQIAPLPPARLGAYQRPFTFVGVDYFGPISIVSGRKSLKRWGVIFTCLTIRAIHIEIAHTLTTDSFLMCLRNFMARRGTPSEIYSDNGTNFRGAERFLKQELEKINYNDVQSALSFKGITWRFNPPAAPHMGGAWERLIRSIKTILYKISPSHKFCEESLRCALMEVELIINSRPLTYVSLETQDEEAITPNHFLLGSSNGSKPFCSSEDLDHRMCLKQSEIFANLFWRRWVKEMIPTLTRRNKWFEKVKPIEVGDIVLVVDENAERNSWIKGRVIEVITAKDGQVRRAKVKTINGEIERPAAKLAVLDIGLNLR, encoded by the coding sequence ATGCTTGAAGAAGAGTTCCGTTTAAGAGAAGAGTTTCTGAGACGTAAGTATGAGTTGCTGCAGTCAAACGATGAAGAATTGAACAACGATATTGAACACACCACGACTCTCTTTAATAATTATGCCTCTACGCAAGAGAGCCCAATAATTCAACAAAACGCTGACGCTGACAGAGGTTTACACAACCCTCACTCAAACTTGAGTGATAGCTACAGAGCTGATATTCATTCGCTCATACATCAGCCACAGTGCCAAAGCACAGTTATTCAGcgaattcaaaataaaacttcTTCCCCTCCAACCCTCTTTCCACAACCAATTGTAGAAGTGCCACAGAAGGAGAATGGAGCGAACATTCTCAATGGAagtaatcaaaacaaaacaaataataataataacaacaccTACACCATAGCCGGTTGTCAAAACGCGAATTCTTCCAATTTTAGTAATTCACGTACAGAGTGTAATTTAACCACAACGCAAATCATGGCTCGGCAATGCATTTCAAAAGATCTTCCACCATTTAATGGGGACCCAAGAGAATGGCCCATATTTATAAGTGCCTTTGAACAAAGCACTAACATAGCCGGTTATGGCAACGATGAAAATCTAATACGACTCCAAAAATGTTTACACGGTAAGGCTCGGGACGCAGTGAGGAATTGTTTAATGTTACCTGAGATGGTTCCAGACATAATACGTACTCTGAAAATGTATTTTGGTAGGCCGGAATGTGTCGTAAGAAATCTTATTGACGAAGTACGTAAAATGAATATACCCAAAGGTAAACTCGACGCTCTGATAGAATTCGGGTTTGCTGTTAAAAACATATGTGCTACCATTCGCGCATCTAAATTGGACGATTTTTTGATAAATCCAACTCTTTTGCAGGAATTAGTTGAAAAGCTTCCACCCGATACCATATTTCAGTGGGCAATTCATTCTAAAAACATCACACGTCCAACATTAGTGGACTTTTCCAACTGGTTGTATGACGTTGCTGAAGCCACATGCAAAGTTACGGTTCCTGTATTCGACAGCCTTGGCGATAAACGCTCATCGAGAAAGGAAACCCGCCTAAATGCCCATATAAACTCACCATTAAACAAGAAACGAGTCAACTGCATTGTGTGTGAGGAAAATCACAAAATTGCCGACTGCGATCAATTTCAAGCCTTCGAAGTTGCCGATAGGTGGAACATTGTAAAAACCAACCACCTATGTCGCATATGCCTTTGCAAGCACAGGGGACATTGTTGGTTTCGAAAGCAGTGCGGTGTAAGTGGTTGCACTGTTCAACACAACCCTCTATTGCACAGTGATGTCGGACTACTGGAGAAGACGGTAACTACACTTAATAACCATACAAACAAAGAAGGTGAGTCCTATTTTCGTATTGTACCCGTCACTCTTCATCACGATAATAAATCCATATCAATATATGCCCTAATGGACGACGGTTCAACGTTGACTTTGCTTGAAGAGAATGTTGCTAACATGTTGGGGGTCCGCGGTACTATTGACCCTCTTTGCATACGTTGGACTGGGGATGTATCACGTCTCGAAGATAgttctagaaaatttgatttgaaaatatcGTCGACTCATAAAAATgccaaaatatttcctattaaaaatgtcCATACAGTTAAAAACCTCAATTTGGCAGCAGAGTCAATAAACGTTGAAAACATAAAGGAAAAGTATTCGTATCTTCGAGATATACCACTTATAGGTTACGCAAATGCTGTGCCCTCCATGATTATTGGGGTTAACAATCCAAACTTAATAGCTTCCATGAAAGTACGCGAGGGCGGCTGGAATCAGCCCGTTGCCTCCAAAACGCGATTGGGTTGGACAATCTTTGGAGGAACACAGAAAAGAGTGTTCAACCTGAATATACACAAATGTGTTTGCGGAAGTGACATAATATTACATGATTTGGTAAAGGCGTTTTTTTCTgacgaaaatattggtattttaccCCCCGAAGCAATGCCAAATTCGAAGGAGGACCAACGCGCTATTGACATTATTGAGAACACATGTTCGTTTAAAGATGGTCGATACGAAGTAGGGCTCTTGTGGAAAAATGACGGGTTAGTGTTACCACCGAGTTTAAAAACAGCTATGAAACGATTAGATTGCTTGAAACGTAGAATTTTGCGAGACTCATCTTTGGCTAATGaattacaacaacaaatttcaaaccTGTTGGAAAAGAAATATGCCCGTAAGCTTTCAAAAAGTGCCGCCGAACAACAGGGTGGAAAGATATGGTATCTGCCTACATTCATTGTTAAAAACCCTCAAAAGCCGAACAAGGTGAGATTAGTGTGGGACGCGGCTGCCAAATCTGGGAACGTTGCTTTAAATGATTTTCTCCTTAAAGGACCAGATCTACTCATTCCTCTAATGCAAATATTATATAAGTTTAGAATTGGCGCTGTGGCGATATGTGGAGACATTGCAGAGATGTTCCACCGCATTAAGGTTCAAGAAGAAGATGCATGCGCACAACGTTTTTTATGGTGGGGTGAAAACGATACAATTGATGTCTACCAATTAGATGTACTCACATTTGGGGCTTCTTGTTCTCCATTCATTTCTCATTTTATCAGAAACAAAAACGCAGAAATTCATTGCCAAGAAATCCCGACAATTTTAAACGCTATAAAAAATCAGCACTATGTCGATGATTACATTGACTCTACAAACACTGTTAACGAAGCTATAGATTTAGCTTTAGGCGTTCGAGAGGTCCATAAGAGAGGAGGGTTTCATATGCGAAACTGGGCCTCCAACTCTACGGAGGTTCTGCAAGCTCTAGGGGAACCCAGTGGATGCGAGAGCAAAACTTTTGAGGTAGAAGTCGGCATAAATCAATGCAATAAAATCCTCGGTTTATACTGGGAACCAAAAACCGACGtctttaaaatcaatttaaaatttgtacgcCTTAATCGACCGGTCCTTGTCGATGACATTGTTCCGACAAAAAGGGAGGTACTTCAGGTACTAATGTCTGTTTTTGATCCGTTGGGATTTGTCTCATGCTTCATGTCGTATTTAAAAATCATCTTGCAAGAAATATGGCGTTGCGGAATAGAATGGGACCAGCCTCTTACAAGCGAACTTttcgaaaaatggaagaaatggTTGCAGTGTCTACCAATAATAACAAGAATTGAAATTCCTCGATGCTATTCACACTACCTGCAAAGTCCAAATTGTGTAGTCCAACTACACACATTTGTCGATGCTAGCGAGGAAGCATTTGCGGCCGTgtgttatttccgaattgagttTGAAGGCAAAGTTGATATACGATTAGTAGCGTCAAAATCGAAGGTGGCGCCCCTTCAACCAATGTCCATCCCACGATTAGAATTGCAGGCTGCAGTAATAGGAACGAGGCTAATGAAGACTGTAGAATGTCATGGGATACAAATAGAACAAAGGGTTATGTGGACAGATTCAAAAACGGTTCTAAATTGGCTCGTTGGAGACCCACGGAAATATAAACAATTTGTGATGTTCCGTGTGGCAGAAATATTAAAGTATACAGATATTGCCAATTGGAGATGGGTGCCGTCAAATAATAATATAGCCGACCTTGCCACAAAATACAAACCACCAACTTATAACTACAAGGAGTGGTTCGAGGGCCCATTATGGCTAAAAAAGGAGGAGTCGAAGTGGCCACATAATGCTACAGATGCCGAGTTGGATATGACCGAACTACGCCCACGCTATTTAAACATACACTCgaggaaaaatgtttctattgtGATCAACTTCGACTATTTTTCTAGTTGGTTTAGACTTTGTCGTGCTATCGCTAACTGGTATcagattttcgattatttatatttgaaagtaaaaaatgaaaatagtaTACGATACAACGTGGTCCATATAAAtaaggcaaaaaattttatctataaaaatgttcaactGTCCTGTTTCCCGGATGAGTATGCTGCAACACAAGTGGGAAAAGTTACGAAGGGAGCATTTGTTGGACTGCATGTTTTTATGGATTCGAATGGGGTCATAAGAGTGAAAAATAGAGCACAATATGCAAAGGAATTATGTGGGGTTCAAAAAGATCCCATTATTCTACCGTGGAACCACCATGTTACACGTCTCATTGTGTTACACTATCATGAATCTTATCACCACCTAAACCATGAAACTGTAATAAATGAAATACGGCAACAGTATTTTATAACAAGACTGAGAGTCCTTTATAAAACCACTAGGAGaggttgtcaaaaatgtaaaaatgatttAGCTAAACCAGTTTCACCTCAAATAGCTCCTTTGCCTCCAGCTCGTCTAGGTGCATATCAGAGACCGTTCACATTTGTGGGTGTGGACTATTTTGGTCCTATTTCAATAGTATCTGGCCGGAAATCATTAAAGCGTTGGGGTGTTATATTCACTTGCCTAACCATCAGAGCTATACATATTGAAATAGCACACACCCTAACTACTGATTCTTTCCTTATGTGTTTGAGGAATTTTATGGCAAGGCGAGGTACACCTTCCGAAATTTATAGTGATAATGGAACAAATTTTCGAGGCGCCGAAAGATTTCTCAAACAAGAgttggaaaaaataaattataacgaTGTGCAGAGTGCCTTGAGTTTTAAGGGAATAACCTGGAGGTTTAATCCTCCCGCAGCTCCTCATATGGGGGGAGCGTGGGAGCGGCTGATAAGGTCCATAAAAacaattctttataaaatatcACCGTCacacaaattttgtgaagaaagtCTACGTTGTGCTTTGATGGAAGTCGAGCTTATAATAAACTCGCGCCCTCTTACTTACGTCTCGCTAGAAACTCAggatgaagaagcaattacaccGAATCACTTCTTACTAGGTAGCTCAAATGGGTCGAAACCATTTTGTAGCTCGGAAGATCTAGACCATAGGATGTGTCTCAAACAAAGCGAAATATTTGCTAATTTATTCTGGCGTCGATGGGTAAAAGAAATGATCCCAACATTGACTAGGAGGAACAAATGGTTTGAAAAGGTCAAGCCGATTGAAGTTGGAGATATAGTTCTTGTTGTTGACGAAAACGCTGAGAGAAATTCATGGATAAAGGGAAGAGTTATTGAAGTAATAACAGCAAAAGACGGGCAGGTGAGAAGGGCAAAAGTCAAGACTATTAATGGAGAGATAGAGCGCCCAGCTGCAAAATTAGCAGTGCTTGATATCGGTTTGAATTTGAGGtaa